In a single window of the Sebaldella sp. S0638 genome:
- the licT gene encoding BglG family transcription antiterminator LicT has product MKILRILNNNVVTVKTEAGEEVIVMGCGMAFGKKRGDVVDESKIEKIFTQTKNDKNLYKKLEDTIERIPAEYIDITEKIVKLAEEKLQMKLSDTIYITLSDHIYFAVKRFNDGQSLKNILFWEIKSSYKDEYLIGQEALKIIHNIVNISLPDDEAGFIALHIVNAELNENMMNVMIITKLIKEITNIVKYYFNVELDEENQTYYRFIVHLKFLAQRLLNNVPCNHSNDDELFNVIRASYKESFACMVKIFEHIKKNYNYSFSKDEMVYLSIHIEKLRKEWN; this is encoded by the coding sequence ATGAAGATATTAAGAATATTAAATAACAATGTTGTCACTGTGAAAACCGAAGCCGGAGAAGAAGTAATCGTTATGGGATGCGGTATGGCTTTCGGAAAAAAGCGCGGTGATGTGGTAGACGAAAGTAAAATAGAAAAAATATTCACACAAACAAAAAACGATAAAAACCTGTATAAAAAACTGGAAGATACTATAGAAAGAATACCTGCTGAATATATTGATATTACTGAAAAAATAGTGAAGCTAGCAGAAGAAAAGCTGCAGATGAAACTTAGCGATACAATATACATAACTTTATCAGACCATATATATTTTGCAGTAAAAAGGTTCAATGACGGTCAGTCGCTCAAGAATATTTTATTCTGGGAAATAAAAAGCAGTTATAAGGATGAGTATCTGATAGGGCAGGAAGCGTTAAAAATAATACATAATATTGTGAATATCTCACTCCCTGATGATGAAGCAGGTTTTATAGCACTTCATATAGTAAATGCCGAGTTAAATGAAAACATGATGAATGTGATGATTATAACCAAACTGATAAAAGAAATAACCAATATAGTAAAATATTATTTCAATGTGGAGCTGGATGAGGAAAATCAGACATATTACAGATTTATTGTTCATCTGAAGTTTCTGGCACAGAGACTTCTTAACAATGTTCCATGTAATCACAGTAATGATGACGAACTTTTTAATGTAATAAGAGCAAGTTACAAAGAATCATTCGCATGTATGGTCAAGATTTTTGAACATATCAAAAAGAATTATAATTACAGTTTTTCAAAGGATGAAATGGTATATCTGAGTATTCATATAGAAAAGCTGAGAAAAGAATGGAATTAA
- a CDS encoding beta-glucoside-specific PTS transporter subunit IIABC — protein sequence MNYAMLSEKIIKGVGGKENIVSLVHCATRLRFKLKDESKADKKGIENLDGVVTVVQSGGQFQIVIGNNVAKVYNEIMGEIQLKAQDASVKGDGNILNRLISTITSIFTPFLGAMAGAGILKGLLALATYNNMLLSPESGTYRILYAAGDGIFYFLPVLLAATAAAKFKANKYVAMGIAMALLYPDMTGLLGTPTGETLFGIPVAAEFLGIPVVSASYASSVIPILLAIWVQGYLERFLEKFMPLSIKNIIIPLIVLMIMVPGTFILVGPLGGYLGDILSKLYLNAYNLSPMIAGLIVGAFWQVFVIFGVHWAFIPIMINNLATPPAGLGYDTMLPMLLPPVLGQAGATLGVFLKTKNKDMKSLSGSSIISAIFGITEPTVYGVTLKLKKPFIYACIGGGIGGAIVGMAQVKGFVMSLASVLSIVTYIKPSTVTDPAITSNVGAGAAGAFIAMIIAFLLTYILGFNEISVSPENDEKKTEENENFQKSINKETIFSPLKGKVKKLSETKDTVFASGALGKGIVIEPEVGILTAPADGAVTSIFATKHAIGITSENGAEILIHIGIDTVQLEGKYFETMVQENDKVKKGDMLIKFDIEKIRNEGFSLDTPIVISNSDEYMDVLAVDKDEINNMEQLLTLIK from the coding sequence ATGAATTATGCAATGTTATCAGAAAAAATTATCAAAGGGGTTGGGGGAAAAGAAAATATTGTCAGTCTAGTTCATTGTGCGACAAGGCTCAGATTTAAGCTGAAAGACGAAAGCAAGGCTGATAAAAAAGGTATTGAGAATCTTGACGGGGTTGTAACAGTGGTGCAAAGCGGGGGACAGTTTCAAATAGTTATAGGAAATAATGTAGCTAAGGTTTACAATGAAATCATGGGAGAAATTCAGCTGAAAGCCCAAGATGCTTCGGTTAAAGGAGACGGAAATATTCTAAACAGATTGATTTCAACTATTACATCGATATTTACGCCATTTCTGGGTGCAATGGCAGGTGCAGGAATACTAAAAGGGCTTTTGGCTCTGGCAACTTATAATAACATGCTTTTAAGTCCGGAATCAGGAACTTACAGAATTCTTTACGCCGCAGGAGACGGAATATTTTATTTTCTTCCGGTTTTGCTTGCAGCAACAGCAGCAGCAAAATTCAAGGCTAATAAGTATGTTGCTATGGGGATAGCAATGGCTTTATTATATCCGGATATGACAGGATTGCTTGGAACACCAACAGGAGAAACGCTTTTTGGAATACCTGTGGCAGCTGAATTTCTGGGAATACCTGTGGTAAGTGCTTCATACGCTTCAAGTGTAATTCCTATTTTACTGGCAATATGGGTTCAGGGATATCTGGAAAGATTTCTTGAAAAGTTTATGCCTCTAAGTATAAAAAACATTATTATACCGCTTATAGTGCTTATGATAATGGTTCCTGGAACATTCATACTTGTGGGTCCTTTAGGCGGGTATCTGGGAGATATATTATCGAAATTATATCTGAATGCATATAATCTGAGTCCTATGATAGCAGGTCTGATAGTAGGGGCATTCTGGCAGGTGTTTGTAATATTTGGTGTCCATTGGGCATTTATACCGATTATGATAAATAATCTGGCAACACCGCCTGCAGGACTGGGGTATGATACAATGCTTCCTATGCTGCTTCCGCCGGTTTTAGGGCAGGCTGGTGCAACACTGGGCGTATTCCTGAAAACTAAAAATAAAGATATGAAGTCACTGTCGGGGTCATCAATTATATCAGCAATATTTGGAATTACCGAACCCACTGTTTACGGTGTTACGCTAAAACTGAAAAAACCGTTTATATATGCATGTATTGGCGGAGGAATAGGCGGTGCTATAGTGGGAATGGCACAGGTAAAAGGATTTGTTATGTCACTGGCAAGTGTACTTTCCATAGTCACTTATATAAAACCGAGTACAGTGACAGATCCGGCTATTACGTCTAATGTAGGTGCAGGTGCAGCAGGTGCTTTCATTGCAATGATTATAGCATTTCTGCTTACTTATATACTTGGATTTAACGAGATATCAGTGTCACCGGAAAATGATGAGAAAAAAACAGAAGAAAATGAAAATTTTCAGAAAAGTATCAACAAAGAAACAATTTTCAGCCCGTTAAAAGGGAAGGTGAAAAAACTTTCCGAAACAAAAGATACTGTATTTGCTTCGGGAGCTTTGGGGAAAGGAATAGTAATAGAACCTGAAGTCGGAATACTCACAGCACCGGCAGACGGAGCAGTAACAAGTATATTTGCCACAAAACATGCAATAGGAATAACCAGTGAAAACGGGGCAGAAATATTGATACATATTGGAATAGATACTGTACAGCTTGAGGGAAAATATTTTGAAACTATGGTACAGGAAAATGACAAAGTAAAAAAAGGGGATATGCTTATAAAATTTGATATTGAAAAAATAAGAAATGAAGGCTTTTCTCTTGATACACCAATAGTTATCAGCAATTCCGACGAATATATGGATGTACTTGCAGTGGATAAAGATGAAATAAATAATATGGAACAGCTTTTGACTTTGATAAAATAG
- a CDS encoding 6-phospho-beta-glucosidase, with the protein MSKNQSVLPENFLWGGAVAANQCEGAYLEDGKGLSPVDLLPDAAHGRWEALDEPMKALETKYDFYPSHESIDFYHRYKEDIKLLAEMGFKCFRTSICWPRIFPNGDDMTPNEKGLEFYDNLFDECKKYGIEPVITINHFDTPVELMKKYNGWKDRRCIDFYLRFCDVIFKRYKGKVKYWMTFNEINMILHIPFFGGGIDVTNEENPLQAKYQAAHHQLVASAMATKLGHEIDPENKIGCMLAAGQTYPYTCNPADVWKSIEKNREGYFFIDIQSRGYYPSYSRRFFEENNIKLEFHDGDEKVLRENTVDYIAFSYYSSRLTSADPENNNKTEGNVFATMKNPYLQASEWGWQIDPLGLRITMNEIYDRYQKPLFIVENGLGAVDTVEADGSINDDYRIEYLREHVREMKEAVLDGVELMGYTPWGCIDLISAGTGEMKKRYGFIYVDRDNDGNGTLERSRKKSFEWYKKVIASNGEDIK; encoded by the coding sequence ATGTCAAAAAATCAGTCGGTTTTACCAGAAAATTTTTTATGGGGAGGTGCCGTTGCGGCCAATCAATGTGAGGGTGCATATCTTGAAGACGGGAAAGGACTATCCCCTGTGGATCTTCTGCCTGATGCGGCACATGGAAGATGGGAAGCTTTGGATGAACCTATGAAGGCACTGGAGACAAAATATGATTTTTATCCCAGCCATGAATCCATTGATTTTTACCATAGATATAAAGAGGACATAAAACTGCTTGCAGAAATGGGATTCAAATGTTTCAGAACATCAATATGCTGGCCGAGAATATTTCCAAACGGCGATGACATGACACCGAATGAAAAGGGTCTGGAATTTTATGATAATTTATTCGATGAATGTAAAAAATACGGAATAGAACCAGTAATAACAATAAATCATTTTGATACTCCTGTGGAACTTATGAAAAAATATAACGGCTGGAAGGACAGAAGATGTATTGATTTTTACCTTAGATTCTGTGATGTTATTTTCAAGAGATATAAGGGTAAAGTAAAATATTGGATGACATTTAACGAGATAAATATGATACTTCATATTCCGTTTTTTGGTGGAGGAATAGATGTAACAAATGAAGAAAATCCTCTTCAGGCAAAGTATCAGGCGGCACATCATCAGCTCGTGGCATCTGCCATGGCAACAAAACTTGGACATGAAATTGATCCTGAAAATAAAATAGGATGTATGCTTGCAGCGGGTCAGACATATCCATATACCTGCAATCCTGCTGATGTCTGGAAATCAATAGAAAAAAATAGAGAAGGATATTTTTTCATTGATATACAGTCAAGAGGATATTATCCCAGCTACAGCAGAAGATTTTTTGAGGAAAATAATATAAAACTGGAATTTCATGACGGGGATGAAAAGGTACTAAGGGAAAATACAGTGGATTATATAGCATTCAGCTATTATTCGTCACGTTTGACAAGTGCAGACCCTGAGAATAATAATAAAACTGAAGGAAATGTATTTGCAACTATGAAAAATCCATATCTTCAGGCAAGCGAATGGGGATGGCAGATAGACCCTCTGGGATTAAGAATAACAATGAACGAGATATATGACAGATATCAAAAGCCTTTATTCATAGTGGAAAACGGACTGGGTGCCGTGGATACAGTGGAAGCAGACGGAAGTATAAATGATGATTATCGTATAGAATATCTGAGAGAGCATGTGCGTGAAATGAAAGAAGCAGTTCTTGACGGAGTGGAATTAATGGGATATACACCATGGGGATGTATAGACCTTATAAGTGCAGGAACCGGTGAAATGAAAAAACGTTACGGCTTTATATATGTAGACAGAGATAATGACGGAAATGGTACACTGGAACGCAGCAGAAAAAAATCATTTGAATGGTATAAAAAGGTCATAGCAAGTAATGGAGAAGATATAAAATAA
- a CDS encoding histidine phosphatase family protein, whose protein sequence is MKKILVLLIILISWGAAGETLKNVSGNKNNTVTIYFARHGKTLFNTFDRVQGWADSPLTEPGIEVAKYLGEGLKDIKFSGYYSSDAGRQRETMEVILMQMGIRDYKLIEKKGLREVFYGGFEGDFNSAAKEAAAKGMGMTTEEYLKNFDKIDISRVVDAIAKEDPKGLAENYSQVKTRTQNALKEIAEETAAKGGGNVLVISSGMSIQVMISDMTDNPDKNKGLSNAAVVKITYKNGKFTVDEIGSMKYVEKGKKFLEN, encoded by the coding sequence ATGAAAAAAATATTGGTTTTATTAATTATATTAATTTCTTGGGGAGCAGCGGGAGAAACTCTGAAAAATGTATCAGGAAATAAAAATAATACAGTAACAATTTATTTTGCCAGACACGGTAAAACATTATTTAATACTTTTGACAGAGTGCAAGGCTGGGCCGATTCACCTCTTACCGAACCGGGTATAGAGGTAGCAAAATATCTTGGAGAAGGACTGAAAGATATAAAATTTTCGGGTTATTATTCCAGTGATGCAGGACGCCAGAGAGAAACAATGGAAGTAATTCTCATGCAGATGGGGATAAGGGATTATAAATTAATTGAAAAAAAAGGATTAAGAGAAGTGTTTTACGGCGGGTTTGAAGGTGACTTTAATTCTGCGGCCAAGGAGGCAGCAGCAAAAGGAATGGGTATGACTACTGAAGAATATCTGAAAAATTTTGATAAAATAGATATTTCCAGAGTAGTGGACGCTATAGCAAAGGAAGACCCAAAAGGTCTGGCAGAAAATTACAGTCAGGTAAAAACAAGAACACAGAACGCATTAAAAGAAATAGCTGAAGAGACAGCGGCAAAAGGCGGGGGAAATGTGCTGGTTATCTCTTCCGGCATGTCTATTCAGGTCATGATTTCTGACATGACAGATAATCCTGATAAAAATAAAGGATTATCAAATGCAGCAGTGGTAAAAATCACGTATAAAAACGGAAAATTTACCGTAGATGAAATTGGAAGTATGAAGTATGTAGAAAAGGGGAAAAAATTTCTGGAAAATTAA
- a CDS encoding ROK family protein — translation MNNKENIINLIKTYDVLTKPQISKLTKLSLPTINKYVNDLIDEKILEIDSTTRRRTEGKPPTYYRLNRNYGKLLGIFFHRNSIIFLITNIIGNIEKKTQKRISTTKNFTKEKIGEIISKYIRENNLKNHIKFISIGIPGIIENASKIVETTITPSLNNQKLGSYLESKLDIPVILENDINLVVKNLHNKREYQDYNNLIYLHIGDENKSIVGGSVILNDKLYTGKSSFIGEFSYLAFDDHIFDSKSKITFDGMEEYFLEKIKNPHEKIKFISSLILKLIPTLNPEILFIECKLISHEDIYEINSLLETFIDKMHLPVITKMESKDLGLLGTIDHALEFLYP, via the coding sequence ATGAACAATAAGGAAAATATTATTAATTTGATCAAAACCTATGATGTATTAACTAAACCTCAAATTTCAAAGCTTACTAAATTAAGCCTGCCTACCATTAATAAGTATGTTAATGATCTTATTGATGAAAAAATTTTAGAGATAGACTCTACTACCAGAAGACGAACTGAAGGAAAACCTCCGACATATTACCGTCTGAACAGAAATTACGGTAAACTGCTTGGTATATTCTTTCACAGAAACAGTATTATCTTTTTAATTACTAATATAATCGGAAATATTGAGAAAAAAACGCAAAAAAGAATTTCTACTACTAAGAATTTTACTAAAGAAAAAATCGGTGAGATTATCTCGAAATATATAAGAGAAAATAATCTTAAAAACCATATCAAATTTATTTCCATAGGTATACCGGGTATTATAGAAAATGCTTCTAAAATAGTGGAAACTACAATAACACCTTCGCTAAATAACCAGAAACTGGGTTCATATCTTGAATCCAAGCTGGATATACCGGTAATTCTGGAAAATGATATTAACCTTGTAGTGAAAAACCTTCATAACAAAAGGGAATATCAGGATTATAACAACTTAATATATCTTCATATTGGAGATGAAAATAAAAGCATAGTCGGCGGAAGTGTTATTCTTAATGATAAACTTTATACAGGAAAATCCAGCTTTATCGGCGAATTTTCCTATCTGGCTTTTGATGATCACATTTTTGATTCCAAAAGCAAGATTACTTTTGATGGTATGGAAGAATATTTTTTGGAAAAAATAAAAAATCCCCATGAAAAGATAAAGTTTATTTCATCACTTATCCTAAAGTTAATTCCTACACTAAATCCGGAGATTTTATTCATAGAATGTAAACTCATTTCACACGAGGATATTTATGAGATAAATTCATTACTTGAGACTTTCATTGACAAAATGCATCTTCCGGTTATTACCAAAATGGAAAGTAAAGATCTGGGGCTTTTAGGAACTATAGATCATGCTCTGGAATTTCTTTATCCTTAA
- a CDS encoding AzlD domain-containing protein encodes MTNQKIFFIVIILSCSTIFLRLIPLFIKVDTSSPKVRTFFKALPFAALSSLIFPDIFTSTGNMFTSFIGAFIAFVLAYKKVNLGLNILISVLSVYLISLII; translated from the coding sequence ATGACTAACCAGAAGATTTTTTTTATTGTTATTATTTTATCATGTTCTACAATTTTTCTGAGACTTATTCCTTTATTTATAAAAGTGGATACTTCTTCACCCAAAGTAAGGACTTTTTTTAAGGCTCTGCCTTTTGCAGCGCTTAGTTCTCTTATATTTCCTGATATATTTACATCCACGGGAAATATGTTTACTTCTTTTATAGGAGCTTTCATAGCTTTTGTTCTTGCTTACAAAAAGGTTAATTTAGGGCTTAACATACTGATTTCTGTGCTTAGTGTTTATTTAATAAGTTTGATTATTTAG
- a CDS encoding AzlC family ABC transporter permease — protein MSTTNLKNFKLGLLTGSSIAIGYIPLGVSFGIFSKNSGMNSLLSFFMSLVNYAGASQFISTKLMFDGTSRIFEIILAVIILNSRYSLLNLLIYQKLEDKASFKFKALIGLGLTDETISYLSFYSNSNPFYMLGLNTLPYLSFGFGTLAGSLFGDVLPQTLSNSLNIILYALFLGLIVPSLKKEIKYIRVVILVIIIKLMFIYVPVINMLSNGWKINLSILLAAVIYTNLFYKEDTGEKYD, from the coding sequence ATGTCAACTACTAATTTAAAAAATTTTAAACTCGGTCTTCTTACAGGCAGCAGTATTGCGATTGGTTATATTCCGCTCGGGGTTTCCTTTGGAATTTTCTCAAAAAATTCCGGGATGAACTCCTTACTGTCTTTTTTTATGTCTCTGGTTAACTATGCCGGAGCTTCACAATTCATTAGTACCAAGTTAATGTTTGATGGTACTTCCAGAATTTTCGAGATTATTCTGGCAGTTATTATACTGAATTCCAGATATTCTCTGCTGAATCTGCTTATTTACCAAAAACTGGAGGATAAAGCTTCGTTCAAGTTTAAGGCTCTTATAGGGCTGGGTCTTACAGATGAAACAATATCGTATCTTTCTTTTTATTCTAACAGTAATCCTTTTTATATGCTGGGATTAAATACACTGCCGTATCTTTCGTTTGGATTTGGAACACTTGCCGGCTCTTTGTTTGGCGATGTACTGCCGCAGACCTTGTCAAACAGCCTTAATATAATATTGTATGCATTATTTCTGGGACTTATTGTACCTTCCCTGAAAAAAGAAATAAAATATATACGTGTTGTTATACTTGTTATTATAATAAAGCTGATGTTTATATATGTTCCAGTTATAAATATGCTTTCAAACGGCTGGAAAATAAATCTTTCCATACTTCTGGCAGCTGTTATATATACGAATTTATTTTATAAGGAAGATACAGGTGAAAAATATGACTAA
- a CDS encoding DUF1439 domain-containing protein translates to MKRFFLLMISLITVMLLVVSCEKGEKTVKVPLFLVNKAVAKEFPVDKNLVLARALLENPKVSFSDDRLIMNLDYQISLAGNKMEGKTKVSSTVSYNSDTRDVYLTDLSVDEIKNKDGSLVEKGRVYDIINDLLANYLAKKPVYEMEEKYKDYEILGIKIEKGSLYVTVKN, encoded by the coding sequence ATGAAAAGATTTTTTTTATTAATGATCTCATTAATAACAGTAATGCTGCTGGTGGTTTCCTGTGAAAAAGGGGAAAAAACAGTGAAAGTTCCTTTATTTTTAGTGAATAAAGCTGTTGCTAAAGAATTCCCGGTTGATAAAAATCTGGTTTTGGCAAGGGCGCTTCTTGAAAATCCCAAAGTATCATTCAGTGATGACAGACTTATTATGAACCTGGATTATCAGATATCACTTGCAGGGAATAAGATGGAGGGTAAAACAAAGGTCAGCAGCACAGTATCATATAACAGTGATACAAGAGACGTTTATCTTACTGATTTATCAGTGGATGAAATAAAGAATAAAGACGGTTCTCTTGTGGAAAAAGGCAGAGTTTATGATATAATAAACGATCTTCTGGCAAATTATCTTGCTAAAAAACCTGTTTATGAAATGGAAGAAAAATATAAAGATTACGAAATTCTTGGTATAAAAATAGAAAAAGGAAGCCTTTATGTAACAGTAAAGAATTAA
- the panF gene encoding sodium/pantothenate symporter gives MTNNKLLIILPIIFYLMIMLYIAYRVKLMERRSNLSFLEEYYMGSRSMGGFVLAMTIIASYVSASSFIGGPAIAYNIGLGWVFLACIQTPTAFLTLGILGKKLAIISRKINGVTIIDYLKARYSSDIVVISGALLTLVFFIASMIAQFIGGARLIETVTGYNYTTGLVLFCLIVIIYTAFGGFRTVAITDAIQGVVMIIAAVCLFLKLYQVGGGMGNIVKDVAAINPDLLRPDSGGNLPIPYLLSFWVLVGVAILGLPQTTVRCMGFKDSKSMHNAMFIGTLVVGFLMIITHMIGFMSIPLMPGAEVGDKLIPMVSLKYLNPVLVGIFIGGPLAAIMSTIDTMLIIASSAIVKDLYLNYFSKSKMINEKKIRTISTMTTLVIGFIVFFLSLNPPKLLVYINLFAFGGLEASFLCPILFGLYWRKANSTGAVLSMLSGVVSFIYLSYMKITVFETNQIVPAIIISILCFIVGSLLGKPEPEEKLKYFF, from the coding sequence TTGACAAACAATAAATTACTTATTATACTGCCTATAATTTTTTACCTGATGATTATGCTCTATATAGCCTACAGGGTAAAATTAATGGAAAGACGTTCAAATCTGAGCTTTCTTGAGGAATATTACATGGGAAGCCGGAGCATGGGAGGTTTTGTCCTTGCTATGACTATTATTGCAAGTTACGTAAGTGCCAGTTCTTTTATAGGCGGACCGGCCATTGCATATAATATCGGGCTTGGATGGGTTTTTCTTGCATGTATACAGACCCCCACAGCTTTTTTGACTCTGGGAATTCTCGGGAAAAAACTGGCAATTATTTCAAGAAAAATTAACGGTGTCACTATTATAGATTATCTAAAAGCCCGATACAGCAGCGATATTGTAGTAATAAGCGGTGCTCTGCTTACTCTTGTTTTTTTCATAGCATCAATGATTGCACAGTTTATAGGAGGAGCACGGCTTATAGAAACTGTTACCGGATATAACTATACTACAGGACTTGTCTTATTTTGCCTGATTGTTATTATTTATACCGCATTCGGCGGTTTTAGAACTGTGGCAATAACTGATGCCATACAGGGTGTAGTTATGATTATTGCGGCAGTATGTTTATTTTTAAAGCTGTATCAGGTAGGCGGCGGTATGGGAAATATCGTAAAAGATGTAGCGGCAATAAATCCTGATCTGTTAAGACCTGATTCAGGCGGAAATCTTCCTATTCCATACCTTCTTTCATTCTGGGTGCTTGTAGGCGTGGCTATTCTCGGACTTCCGCAGACTACTGTAAGATGTATGGGATTCAAAGATTCCAAGTCTATGCATAATGCTATGTTTATAGGAACTCTTGTAGTAGGATTCCTAATGATAATTACACATATGATAGGATTTATGTCTATTCCGCTTATGCCCGGCGCAGAGGTGGGAGATAAGCTGATCCCTATGGTCAGCCTGAAATATCTGAACCCTGTACTTGTTGGAATTTTTATTGGCGGACCGCTTGCTGCAATTATGTCTACTATTGATACTATGCTTATTATCGCTTCATCAGCAATAGTAAAAGATCTGTATCTTAATTATTTTTCAAAATCAAAAATGATAAATGAAAAAAAGATAAGAACCATTAGTACCATGACTACTTTAGTTATAGGGTTTATTGTGTTTTTTCTCTCGCTTAACCCGCCGAAACTGCTGGTTTATATTAACCTTTTTGCATTCGGGGGACTTGAGGCATCATTTTTATGCCCTATTCTCTTTGGTTTGTACTGGAGAAAGGCCAATTCCACAGGAGCTGTATTGTCTATGCTCAGCGGTGTTGTATCATTTATTTATCTTTCCTATATGAAAATAACAGTTTTTGAGACAAATCAGATTGTTCCCGCTATTATAATTTCCATATTATGTTTTATAGTTGGCTCTCTTCTGGGAAAACCGGAACCTGAGGAAAAATTGAAATACTTTTTCTAA
- a CDS encoding YhdT family protein, giving the protein MKESIRKQIQKEVIITCILYIFYFLWWCLFGFGLGNAKTEEYTYIFGLPSWFFYSCILGFMVFSTLVYFCLKYFFKDIPLDEDFENEKSGCEKIDKQ; this is encoded by the coding sequence TTGAAAGAAAGCATAAGAAAGCAAATTCAGAAAGAGGTTATTATTACCTGTATACTGTATATCTTTTATTTTTTATGGTGGTGTCTGTTTGGTTTCGGACTGGGAAACGCAAAAACTGAAGAATATACCTATATTTTTGGTCTTCCAAGCTGGTTTTTCTATTCATGTATTTTAGGATTTATGGTTTTTTCCACTTTAGTTTATTTTTGCCTGAAATACTTTTTTAAAGATATACCTTTAGACGAAGATTTCGAAAATGAAAAGTCGGGATGTGAAAAAATTGACAAACAATAA
- the coaBC gene encoding bifunctional phosphopantothenoylcysteine decarboxylase/phosphopantothenate--cysteine ligase CoaBC produces the protein MKNILIGVSGGIAAYKAANIVSGLRKRGYDVKVVMTENAAKIITPLAFESLSKHDVAVDMWERNFNVNVEHIALADWADIILVAPATYNIVGKVAGGIADDMLSTVISAFNKTVYFALAMNVRMYENPILAENIEKLKKYGYKFIEADEGLLACNVTAKGRLKNEQEIIEIISQEMEGAEKRDDYKPLAGKKVLITAGRTEEPLDPIRYFSNRSTGKMGYALGEEAEKLGAEVMIVSGPVSINKPECVNVIEVRTAEEMYKEVMKHEAEQNIIIAAAAVADYRPEYTADKKIKKSDTLTVNFVRNKDILLELGKIKKDKILVGFAAESENLTENAKEKLQKKNLDMIVANSVDNFGTDDNKITIIGKDFETDFEKMEKMKAAKEIWKTIKERLL, from the coding sequence ATGAAAAATATCTTAATCGGGGTAAGCGGAGGTATTGCAGCCTATAAAGCTGCAAATATAGTTTCAGGTTTGAGAAAAAGGGGATATGACGTAAAAGTAGTAATGACAGAAAATGCAGCTAAAATAATAACACCGCTAGCGTTTGAATCATTATCGAAACATGATGTGGCAGTGGATATGTGGGAAAGAAATTTTAATGTAAATGTAGAGCATATTGCACTTGCCGACTGGGCTGATATTATACTGGTGGCACCTGCCACATATAATATAGTGGGAAAGGTGGCAGGAGGTATCGCTGATGATATGCTTTCCACTGTTATTTCAGCATTTAATAAAACTGTTTATTTTGCGTTGGCAATGAATGTGAGAATGTATGAAAATCCAATACTGGCTGAAAATATAGAAAAATTAAAAAAATACGGATATAAATTTATAGAAGCAGATGAAGGTCTTCTGGCTTGTAATGTAACTGCCAAAGGCAGACTGAAAAATGAGCAGGAGATCATAGAAATAATTTCACAGGAGATGGAAGGGGCAGAAAAACGTGATGATTATAAACCGCTGGCAGGTAAAAAAGTATTGATAACAGCAGGAAGAACAGAGGAACCATTAGACCCTATAAGATATTTTTCAAACAGATCTACAGGTAAAATGGGATATGCTCTTGGAGAAGAAGCAGAAAAACTGGGAGCCGAAGTCATGATTGTAAGCGGGCCTGTGAGTATAAATAAGCCTGAATGTGTGAATGTAATAGAGGTAAGAACAGCGGAAGAGATGTATAAAGAAGTAATGAAGCATGAAGCAGAACAGAATATTATTATTGCCGCGGCAGCAGTGGCTGATTACAGACCTGAATACACAGCAGATAAAAAGATAAAGAAGAGCGACACATTAACGGTTAATTTTGTGAGAAATAAAGATATCCTGCTGGAGCTGGGAAAAATAAAGAAAGACAAAATTCTTGTTGGTTTTGCTGCAGAAAGTGAAAATCTAACTGAAAATGCAAAAGAAAAACTTCAGAAAAAAAATCTGGATATGATTGTGGCGAATTCTGTGGATAATTTTGGAACTGACGATAATAAAATTACAATAATAGGAAAAGATTTTGAGACAGATTTTGAAAAGATGGAAAAAATGAAAGCAGCAAAAGAGATATGGAAAACTATCAAAGAAAGATTATTATAA